In Clostridium swellfunianum, a genomic segment contains:
- a CDS encoding LacI family DNA-binding transcriptional regulator yields MGVTIKDVARLSGVGIATVSRVLNNSGISSNETKEKVMAAVRELNYVPNNNARSLRMVQSKTIALLVKGITNPFFQKMIHTIEQKVFLRGYHLEIRNVNYSDHEMSMAIKEVQDRNLNGIILMGGNFEYTNEDFNRLGVPCVLLTVAAGKDVDESLYSSVIVDDEAESYKATEYLINLGHRRIGCIYSTVGNIVTPNRLRFGGYKKALEANGIAFDPVLISSINVSESGYEFGFNMMKNLISRNKDMTAVVTMADTMAIGAAKAAISAGLRVPEDMSIIGFDGIEVAEYYNPSLDTICQPAEQMSVGAIDALFEMLQGGKTSHLVYEASLLKRGSCASRNRSSII; encoded by the coding sequence ATGGGTGTAACGATTAAAGATGTAGCTAGATTATCAGGAGTTGGGATTGCTACAGTTTCTAGAGTATTAAATAATAGTGGTATTTCGAGTAATGAAACTAAGGAAAAGGTGATGGCTGCTGTACGAGAACTTAATTATGTACCGAACAATAATGCAAGAAGTCTGAGAATGGTACAGTCTAAAACAATCGCTCTATTAGTTAAAGGTATTACAAATCCATTTTTTCAAAAAATGATTCACACCATCGAACAAAAGGTATTCCTAAGAGGATATCATTTGGAAATTCGTAATGTAAATTATTCAGATCATGAGATGTCTATGGCTATTAAGGAAGTACAGGATAGAAACCTGAACGGCATAATTCTTATGGGTGGTAATTTTGAGTATACAAACGAAGATTTTAATAGGCTTGGCGTTCCATGTGTATTACTAACTGTTGCTGCAGGAAAAGATGTTGATGAAAGTCTGTATTCAAGTGTAATTGTTGATGATGAAGCCGAAAGCTATAAAGCAACTGAATATCTTATTAATTTAGGACACCGAAGAATTGGATGTATCTATAGTACAGTTGGTAATATTGTAACACCTAATCGCTTGCGTTTTGGAGGGTACAAAAAAGCTCTAGAAGCGAATGGAATCGCATTTGATCCTGTATTGATATCTTCCATCAATGTATCAGAATCTGGCTATGAATTTGGCTTTAATATGATGAAAAACCTGATAAGCCGTAATAAAGATATGACTGCAGTTGTAACAATGGCTGATACAATGGCAATTGGTGCGGCAAAAGCTGCTATATCTGCAGGACTTCGTGTTCCTGAAGATATGTCAATTATAGGATTTGATGGTATAGAGGTAGCAGAATACTACAACCCATCATTAGATACTATATGTCAGCCGGCAGAACAAATGTCGGTAGGTGCTATAGATGCATTGTTTGAAATGCTGCAAGGTGGTAAGACAAGTCATTTGGTATACGAGGCGTCATTGCTAAAAAGAGGTTCCTGTGCTAGTAGAAATAGAAGTTCTATAATATAA
- a CDS encoding ABC transporter permease, translated as MAKTDGHIKSFMHELKRKKILFLMISPVIIYFIIFSYIPMPGAYIAFVDYNIGKGIFGSRFVGLKNFEFLIKTGDLWRITKNTLLYNFAFLALTNISQVAFAIMISEISSRWFKKLSQSIILLPHFISMVIVGFFAYNLFNFNHGFINTILTSFGLAKHDFYSDQGIWKYIIVFFKIWASTGYGMIIYLAAITGISSEIYEAAELDGATAWQKIRCIIIPLLKPTFILLFLFGLGGILKGSFDLFYNLIGNNSVLYRQTDIIDTFVFRSLVGQFNFSQGAAVGFYQSVFGLILVLTVNAIVKRIEPDSALF; from the coding sequence ATGGCAAAAACTGATGGGCATATAAAAAGTTTTATGCATGAATTAAAGCGAAAGAAAATTTTGTTTCTTATGATATCTCCGGTAATTATTTATTTCATTATTTTTTCTTACATACCAATGCCGGGAGCTTACATCGCTTTTGTTGACTACAACATTGGAAAGGGTATTTTTGGAAGCAGGTTTGTGGGGCTTAAAAATTTTGAGTTTTTGATTAAGACAGGTGATCTATGGAGGATTACCAAAAACACTTTGCTTTATAACTTTGCGTTTTTAGCGCTGACGAATATATCTCAAGTAGCTTTTGCAATTATGATTTCAGAAATTAGCAGTAGATGGTTTAAAAAGTTATCTCAGTCAATCATCTTATTGCCTCATTTTATTTCAATGGTCATTGTAGGTTTTTTTGCATATAACCTTTTTAATTTTAATCATGGTTTTATTAATACAATACTAACGAGTTTTGGACTAGCAAAACATGATTTTTATTCAGACCAGGGAATATGGAAATATATAATTGTTTTTTTCAAAATTTGGGCAAGCACAGGTTATGGCATGATTATTTATCTAGCTGCTATAACAGGTATTAGCAGTGAAATTTATGAAGCAGCAGAACTTGATGGGGCTACAGCTTGGCAAAAAATTCGTTGCATTATAATACCTTTATTAAAACCAACCTTTATTTTATTATTTTTATTTGGTCTTGGAGGCATATTAAAGGGTTCATTTGACCTTTTCTATAATCTGATTGGCAACAATTCTGTGCTATATAGGCAGACAGATATTATAGATACTTTTGTATTCAGAAGCTTAGTTGGTCAGTTTAATTTTTCACAGGGTGCAGCTGTTGGTTTCTATCAATCTGTTTTCGGTCTCATTCTTGTGTTAACTGTTAATGCTATTGTTAAAAGGATTGAGCCTGATAGTGCATTATTCTAA
- a CDS encoding dipeptidase: MKVVDMHCDTISVILNEQRKGKNTNLRRNNLNIDIEKMKQGDYLLQNFAMFVDFKRANNPLEQCLSLIDCFYDELEKNKDSISLALNYEDIIKNQKEGKISAVLTIEEGGVVCSSLACLRMLYKLGVRLITLTWNYPNCIGFPNFNMDNCDMPDAHLANTKEGLTPFGIELVQEMERLGMIIDVSHLSDAGFYDVLKYTTKPFVASHSNVRSIANHCRNMSDDMILELAKRGGVLGINFAGDFLEECEPGMKIRSTINNMVKHIRHVVNLAGIDCVGLGSDFDGIYQNLEIDHAGKMPELEKALRAAGFSEEDIEKIFYKNVLRVYKEILK; encoded by the coding sequence AAATACTAATTTAAGAAGAAATAATCTAAATATAGATATTGAGAAGATGAAACAGGGTGATTATCTGCTTCAAAACTTTGCAATGTTTGTTGATTTTAAAAGAGCCAATAATCCATTGGAGCAATGTTTGAGTTTGATAGATTGTTTTTATGATGAACTAGAAAAAAATAAAGATTCAATTTCCTTAGCATTAAATTATGAGGATATTATAAAAAATCAGAAGGAAGGAAAAATCTCTGCAGTACTAACTATTGAAGAGGGTGGAGTTGTTTGTTCCTCTCTGGCATGTTTAAGAATGCTTTATAAGCTTGGGGTAAGATTGATAACCTTAACTTGGAATTATCCTAACTGCATTGGCTTTCCTAATTTTAATATGGACAACTGTGACATGCCTGATGCACACCTAGCAAATACAAAGGAGGGCTTAACCCCTTTTGGAATAGAACTAGTTCAAGAGATGGAAAGGCTAGGTATGATTATTGACGTTTCACATTTAAGCGATGCTGGCTTTTATGATGTGTTAAAATACACCACAAAACCATTTGTTGCTAGCCATTCAAATGTCAGAAGTATAGCAAATCATTGCAGAAATATGTCCGATGATATGATTTTAGAACTAGCTAAGCGTGGTGGAGTACTTGGTATAAATTTTGCAGGAGATTTTTTAGAAGAATGTGAGCCTGGCATGAAAATTCGTTCAACAATAAATAATATGGTTAAGCATATTCGTCATGTTGTGAACTTGGCTGGTATTGACTGCGTTGGCTTGGGCAGTGACTTTGATGGAATTTATCAAAACCTTGAGATAGACCATGCAGGTAAAATGCCTGAGCTTGAAAAAGCTTTAAGGGCTGCCGGCTTTAGTGAAGAGGACATTGAAAAGATTTTTTATAAGAATGTATTACGAGTATATAAAGAGATATTAAAATAA
- a CDS encoding GH36-type glycosyl hydrolase domain-containing protein: protein MLYRFLQSGDIFTFTYDKFLVNQLRGNVKDGSANNIYLRIYDGDCIKVYPLLGIRSKSTLSAASNSLIYEGIVEEISYKVTFHPVNHSWFWNITLEGSDKKVDLIYGQDIGIAEENSVYTNELYISEYLGHSVFESDNGYVICSRQNMPNSNCHPYIQQGVIGAKAIHYSTDGLQFFGLSYKETNVPEILTSDLLDCNLQYEFAYTALQTEKINLDGEYSLSFYGLFLPNHPEAVKELEFKNQINEAYLEAQKNFEEAKLIGTIKTKSEFSIPFSSPSFTEDEINTLYPERILEERKENSLLSFFTKEHSHVVTKCKEILTERPHGTIIITPPNTKSVDNHIISSTQYMYGVFNSHVVIGNTDLHKMISTPRGFLNIMKNSGQRIYLRIDGKYRLLTLPALFEMGMNYSKWYYKLPDDILTINAYTAVDRSDLILEVSSKNNKKYDYIVTNQLVMGNNEHTKDINYTQIQDGIRFELDTENYPGLHYDLTVPGQNFTLCDDRVFFEEGKPFDETFLTISLLEADSFQLIIKAYLTENDIPHNASYTLLVERQKAYDFYQNLINSFNLDIDNTNSKERIQILNETIWWYTHNAMIHFSMPHGLEQPGGAAWGTRDVCQGPMEFFLATQNYSIMRSMLLIIFSHQNIDTKEWPQWFMFDKYPINAGECHGDIIFWPLKSVSDYILASGDKDILFELLPYDGAPQRKETLLQHICYALENIKETRFIKDTGLITYAGGDWDDTLQPANEELKTKLVSSWTVALAYQTFNSLSEALADIHSELSQEFASLASLVKKSFHDTLIKDKVIAGFLECDDKYRYMLHPDDESTGIHYRLLPMTRSIIAELVDEDQARKNTAIIQNNLKCPDGVRLMDCPAHYDGGVSHLFRRAEQAANVGREISLQYTHAHIRYIEAMAKIGNGKEAWNSLFTINPILIQHSVKNANIRQSNLYFSSSDGAYNDRYEYEKNFGLLKTGDIKVKGGWRLYSSGPGIYIRQLVSNVLGIRFNKEGLIIDPVLPAELDGLKFTYQCFGRTLHFEFRISEAGTTKACNNKKGIPSSPIINPYRISGILISKEELTRCGDNITIYAKAFN from the coding sequence ATGCTCTATCGGTTTCTTCAAAGTGGCGATATCTTTACATTTACCTATGATAAATTTCTAGTTAATCAACTTCGAGGCAATGTAAAAGATGGTTCTGCAAATAATATTTATCTACGAATTTATGATGGAGATTGTATAAAAGTCTATCCTCTTTTAGGAATTAGATCAAAAAGTACACTTTCAGCAGCTTCAAATTCATTAATCTACGAAGGTATTGTAGAAGAAATAAGCTATAAGGTTACTTTTCATCCGGTGAATCACTCTTGGTTTTGGAACATAACTTTAGAAGGCTCAGACAAGAAGGTTGATTTAATATACGGCCAGGATATTGGTATCGCTGAAGAAAACAGCGTTTATACTAATGAACTTTATATATCTGAATACCTTGGCCATTCTGTCTTTGAAAGTGATAACGGGTATGTTATATGTTCAAGACAGAATATGCCAAACTCCAATTGTCATCCATACATACAACAGGGTGTAATAGGTGCTAAAGCTATTCACTACTCTACTGATGGATTACAATTTTTCGGATTATCCTATAAAGAAACCAATGTCCCTGAGATTTTAACCTCCGATTTGTTAGATTGTAATCTTCAATATGAATTTGCTTATACTGCATTACAAACAGAAAAAATCAACCTAGATGGAGAGTATTCGTTATCCTTTTATGGACTTTTTCTGCCAAATCATCCTGAAGCAGTAAAGGAATTAGAATTTAAAAATCAAATCAACGAAGCATACTTAGAAGCACAAAAGAACTTTGAGGAAGCTAAATTAATAGGCACAATAAAGACCAAAAGTGAATTTTCTATACCTTTTTCATCTCCATCCTTTACAGAAGATGAAATAAACACTTTATATCCAGAGAGAATTTTAGAAGAAAGAAAAGAAAATAGCTTACTCTCTTTTTTCACTAAGGAACACTCTCATGTTGTAACAAAATGCAAAGAAATTTTAACCGAAAGACCTCATGGCACAATTATTATTACACCTCCAAATACAAAAAGTGTTGATAATCACATTATATCTTCAACTCAGTACATGTATGGAGTATTTAACAGCCATGTTGTCATAGGCAACACTGATCTTCATAAAATGATTTCAACCCCAAGAGGTTTTTTAAACATCATGAAAAACAGCGGTCAGCGTATTTACTTACGTATAGATGGAAAATATAGACTGCTGACACTCCCTGCTCTTTTTGAAATGGGAATGAATTATTCAAAATGGTATTATAAGTTGCCAGATGATATTCTTACAATAAATGCTTATACTGCTGTTGATAGATCCGACTTGATATTAGAGGTTTCCAGCAAAAATAACAAAAAATATGACTACATTGTAACCAATCAGTTAGTCATGGGTAATAATGAGCATACAAAAGATATTAATTATACACAAATTCAAGACGGCATCCGTTTTGAACTTGACACAGAAAACTATCCAGGACTACATTATGATCTTACTGTTCCTGGTCAGAACTTCACTTTATGTGATGACCGTGTCTTCTTTGAAGAGGGCAAACCCTTTGATGAGACTTTTTTAACTATTTCCTTATTAGAAGCTGACAGCTTTCAGTTGATAATCAAGGCTTACTTAACAGAAAATGATATTCCACATAATGCAAGTTACACATTGCTGGTAGAAAGGCAAAAAGCTTACGATTTTTATCAAAATTTAATCAATAGCTTTAACTTAGATATCGATAATACAAATAGTAAAGAGAGAATACAAATACTTAATGAGACTATCTGGTGGTATACGCATAACGCTATGATTCATTTTTCAATGCCGCATGGTTTAGAACAGCCTGGAGGGGCTGCATGGGGTACACGTGATGTCTGCCAAGGTCCAATGGAGTTTTTCCTAGCTACTCAAAATTACTCCATTATGAGAAGCATGCTGTTAATTATTTTCTCTCACCAGAATATTGATACAAAAGAATGGCCTCAGTGGTTTATGTTTGATAAATACCCAATTAACGCAGGAGAATGTCATGGCGATATTATTTTCTGGCCGTTAAAAAGTGTTTCAGACTACATCCTAGCATCCGGTGATAAGGATATATTATTTGAGCTTCTTCCTTATGATGGTGCTCCACAGCGCAAGGAAACATTACTTCAGCATATATGTTATGCCTTAGAAAACATTAAAGAAACTAGATTTATTAAAGACACTGGGCTAATAACCTACGCAGGCGGCGACTGGGATGATACGCTTCAACCAGCAAACGAAGAACTTAAAACAAAGTTAGTAAGTTCTTGGACTGTTGCTCTAGCTTATCAAACCTTTAACTCTCTTTCCGAAGCACTTGCAGATATTCACAGTGAGTTATCACAGGAGTTTGCCTCACTAGCTTCCTTAGTGAAAAAATCTTTCCATGACACTTTAATAAAAGACAAGGTAATAGCTGGGTTTTTAGAGTGTGATGATAAATATCGTTATATGCTCCATCCTGATGATGAATCTACAGGCATTCACTATCGACTGCTTCCGATGACACGAAGTATTATTGCTGAACTAGTAGATGAAGATCAAGCAAGAAAAAATACAGCAATTATTCAAAATAACTTAAAGTGCCCAGATGGTGTGCGCCTTATGGATTGTCCTGCTCATTATGATGGAGGAGTTAGTCATCTATTTAGACGTGCAGAACAAGCTGCAAATGTTGGACGTGAGATAAGCCTGCAATATACACATGCCCATATCCGTTATATCGAGGCAATGGCAAAGATAGGTAACGGTAAAGAAGCCTGGAATTCTCTTTTCACTATTAATCCAATACTGATTCAACATAGTGTTAAGAATGCTAATATCCGCCAAAGCAATCTATATTTTAGCAGTTCTGATGGAGCTTACAACGACCGCTATGAATATGAGAAGAACTTTGGATTACTAAAAACTGGTGACATAAAAGTAAAAGGAGGCTGGAGACTTTATTCCAGCGGTCCTGGAATATATATAAGACAGTTAGTCAGCAACGTGCTGGGGATTCGTTTTAATAAAGAAGGTCTTATCATCGATCCTGTATTACCAGCTGAATTAGATGGACTTAAATTCACCTATCAATGTTTTGGACGAACTCTGCATTTTGAATTCCGAATTAGCGAAGCCGGTACTACAAAAGCATGTAATAATAAAAAGGGAATACCATCTTCTCCTATAATAAACCCATATCGAATTAGCGGTATCTTAATTTCTAAAGAAGAGCTTACAAGGTGTGGAGACAATATAACAATATATGCTAAAGCATTTAATTAA
- a CDS encoding ABC transporter substrate-binding protein, giving the protein MKTKKIIAALLGVMMCGSLLSGCGSKQTGSDTKIVDGKVDTSKEVNLVMYLYGGEGVANKDILAELNKKLKASINATLSVKYIDWGDVNTKYPLLWTSGEQFDMAYVASGAAVPYSTLAKQDALVDITNMIDTYAPKLKTELSSKWNNVKVNGKVYAVPNNYSEYTAYGFVTRKDIMDKNNIKKISSVSDMETYMDAALKNGMVPLNGSSNLAMDLYRMLIGTTGDWIDAPGIPSSEMYLAASKKDPGNVFHPAFTDEFENFAVKMNDWAKKGYWSKDILSSSQDDKDNFYNGLSASYISHQPDWTGNYGNQLKKLPGIDTEFYAFPEANSKFIKSTGVGAATGISKNSKNPERALMLIEKLMTDKECYDLFQYGIQGKQYELKDGKIAQPANFDAKKDGGGFAGWAFRMDNLNIPQSTEDPRRYTLNDAWSKIAIESPYIGFSFDSTSVSSQLSAIANVDSQLGIQILLGKTSQDPKKAVAEYRKQLKAAGVDEVINAVKSQYSKLSAK; this is encoded by the coding sequence ATGAAAACTAAAAAAATAATTGCGGCGTTATTGGGAGTGATGATGTGTGGAAGCCTTTTATCTGGTTGTGGCAGCAAACAGACAGGCTCTGACACCAAAATAGTGGATGGCAAAGTTGATACTTCAAAAGAAGTGAACCTTGTTATGTATTTGTATGGAGGTGAGGGTGTAGCAAATAAAGATATTTTAGCTGAATTAAACAAAAAGCTAAAAGCAAGCATTAATGCAACACTTTCAGTAAAATATATTGATTGGGGAGATGTAAATACCAAATATCCATTATTATGGACCTCAGGAGAACAATTTGATATGGCATATGTAGCTTCAGGAGCTGCTGTTCCATATTCTACTTTAGCAAAACAAGATGCACTTGTTGACATTACTAATATGATAGATACATATGCTCCAAAACTTAAAACAGAATTAAGCAGCAAATGGAACAATGTAAAAGTAAATGGCAAAGTATATGCAGTTCCAAATAATTATAGTGAATACACAGCATATGGTTTTGTAACAAGAAAAGATATTATGGATAAAAACAATATTAAAAAGATTTCCTCAGTTTCTGATATGGAAACATATATGGACGCTGCATTAAAGAATGGAATGGTTCCTTTAAACGGAAGTTCCAACTTAGCAATGGACCTTTATAGAATGCTTATTGGAACAACAGGTGATTGGATTGATGCTCCTGGTATTCCATCTTCAGAAATGTATTTAGCAGCAAGCAAGAAAGATCCGGGGAATGTATTCCATCCAGCATTTACAGATGAATTTGAAAACTTTGCAGTAAAAATGAATGACTGGGCAAAAAAAGGTTACTGGTCAAAAGATATTTTATCTTCTTCACAAGATGATAAAGACAACTTCTATAACGGCTTGTCAGCTTCTTATATTAGTCACCAGCCAGACTGGACTGGTAACTATGGTAATCAGTTAAAGAAGCTACCAGGAATTGATACTGAATTCTACGCTTTCCCAGAAGCTAATAGCAAATTCATTAAATCAACTGGAGTTGGAGCAGCAACAGGTATCAGCAAAAATTCAAAGAATCCTGAAAGAGCTTTAATGTTAATTGAGAAGTTAATGACAGATAAAGAATGCTATGATTTATTCCAATATGGTATCCAAGGCAAGCAATATGAGCTTAAAGATGGAAAAATTGCGCAGCCTGCAAACTTTGATGCTAAAAAAGATGGTGGTGGATTTGCTGGATGGGCATTCCGTATGGACAACCTTAACATTCCACAAAGCACTGAAGACCCTCGCAGATATACTTTAAATGATGCTTGGTCTAAAATAGCAATAGAAAGTCCATATATTGGATTTAGCTTTGATAGCACAAGTGTTTCTTCTCAATTATCAGCTATTGCAAATGTTGATTCACAGCTTGGTATTCAAATTCTTTTAGGTAAAACATCACAAGATCCTAAAAAAGCAGTTGCTGAATATAGAAAGCAATTAAAGGCTGCTGGTGTTGATGAAGTTATTAATGCTGTTAAATCACAATATAGTAAATTATCTGCAAAATAA
- a CDS encoding carbohydrate ABC transporter permease, translating into MQKIMNMKKPIGKDELIMKIIFYIVVTIFTLICLVPFVLMISSSFMNEKEILTEGYKLIPKKISFNAYEFLFHNSANLISAYRVTITIAVLGTVLGLFFMSMAGYVLCRNDFKYRNHISFFIYFTTLFSGGLIPSYILMVNGLGLKDNIWAMILPGIMSPWSIFLMRNFMKAIPDSLYESAAIDGAGDFYIYWKIFLPLAKPSLATIGLFLTLGYWNEWYNAMLYIQSAYKYPLQYFLQRIVSQANVQLLVQQGLSINTAELPSESIKMATAVVAIGPIILVYPFVQKYFVSGLTIGAVKG; encoded by the coding sequence ATGCAAAAAATAATGAATATGAAAAAGCCTATAGGAAAAGATGAGCTAATAATGAAAATTATCTTCTATATTGTTGTAACTATTTTTACTTTAATATGCTTAGTTCCTTTTGTGCTTATGATCTCCTCTTCATTTATGAATGAGAAGGAAATCTTAACAGAGGGTTATAAGTTGATTCCTAAAAAAATCAGTTTCAATGCATATGAATTCTTATTTCATAATTCAGCTAATTTAATTTCAGCTTACCGTGTAACAATAACAATTGCGGTACTAGGAACTGTTCTTGGACTATTTTTTATGTCAATGGCTGGTTACGTACTATGTAGAAATGATTTTAAATATAGAAACCATATTTCTTTCTTTATATATTTCACAACTTTATTTAGTGGAGGATTAATTCCATCCTATATTCTTATGGTAAATGGACTTGGCCTTAAAGATAACATTTGGGCTATGATTTTACCAGGAATAATGAGCCCGTGGTCCATATTCTTGATGAGAAATTTTATGAAAGCAATTCCAGATTCCCTATATGAATCTGCAGCAATTGATGGAGCAGGAGACTTTTATATCTATTGGAAGATATTTTTACCGCTTGCAAAACCTTCGCTTGCGACCATTGGATTGTTTTTAACTCTCGGATATTGGAATGAATGGTATAATGCCATGCTTTATATCCAATCAGCCTATAAATATCCATTACAATATTTCTTGCAAAGGATAGTTAGCCAAGCCAATGTACAATTGTTAGTGCAGCAGGGGCTTTCCATTAACACGGCAGAGTTGCCCTCTGAATCTATTAAGATGGCAACGGCAGTAGTAGCAATAGGGCCAATTATTCTTGTTTATCCCTTTGTGCAGAAATATTTTGTAAGTGGATTGACTATTGGTGCAGTTAAAGGTTAA
- a CDS encoding acetylxylan esterase: MKYIDDRVKEYESYMPELTKKKDFDEFWDSTISLSKSVKLNAKLEEQKYPSPYMKVYDLTYDGYDGTKIKGWFLIPTFTKREKFPCLIHYHGFTGGRGVPHEYMTWLMMGMAVIAIDCRLQGGDTGSNADYEGGLFQNVNSLGILDKENYYYRAVYMDCMRAIDFAESNERVDSSKIVLHGVSQGGALVMAMAALDRRPKLAMADVPSNSNIEARIEGEHGSFACLTDYIRRYPERAEKVYDTISYFDTMNMADKIQCPVLASVGLKDNICPAKHYYATYNRITALKEIAVYPFNGHDGCGNVHMQKKLEFLKRYKMIG, encoded by the coding sequence ATGAAATATATAGATGATAGGGTAAAAGAGTATGAGTCTTATATGCCTGAGCTTACCAAAAAGAAAGATTTTGATGAGTTCTGGGATAGTACAATTTCATTGTCAAAGTCAGTTAAGTTAAATGCAAAACTGGAGGAACAGAAATATCCTTCTCCTTATATGAAGGTATATGATTTGACCTATGACGGTTATGATGGTACCAAGATAAAAGGATGGTTTTTGATTCCTACATTTACTAAAAGAGAAAAATTTCCTTGTTTAATACACTATCATGGTTTTACCGGTGGAAGAGGCGTTCCTCACGAGTATATGACCTGGCTAATGATGGGGATGGCAGTGATTGCAATAGATTGCAGACTACAAGGCGGGGATACTGGTAGCAATGCAGATTATGAAGGCGGGCTTTTTCAAAATGTAAATTCCCTTGGAATATTGGATAAAGAGAATTATTATTATAGAGCTGTTTATATGGATTGTATGCGGGCAATCGATTTTGCGGAATCCAACGAAAGAGTTGATTCTTCTAAGATTGTTTTGCATGGCGTAAGTCAAGGCGGAGCGCTTGTTATGGCAATGGCGGCGCTTGATAGAAGGCCTAAGCTTGCAATGGCGGATGTTCCAAGCAACAGCAATATTGAAGCAAGAATAGAAGGAGAGCATGGTTCTTTTGCTTGTCTTACAGATTATATTCGAAGATATCCAGAGCGCGCTGAGAAGGTGTATGATACCATAAGTTATTTTGACACCATGAATATGGCAGATAAAATACAATGTCCGGTGTTAGCATCGGTAGGTTTAAAAGATAACATTTGTCCTGCAAAACATTATTATGCAACCTATAATAGGATAACTGCATTAAAAGAAATTGCAGTATATCCATTTAACGGCCATGATGGTTGTGGTAATGTTCATATGCAGAAAAAACTTGAGTTTTTAAAGAGATATAAGATGATTGGTTAG
- a CDS encoding MBL fold metallo-hydrolase — MRIQFLGTAAAEGWPALFCSCNNCQRARELKGKNYRSRSQVLINDDLVFDFGPDSFYHAMAFDLDFSKIETVLMTHSHMDHLYPLDLILRGIPYAYDRDKNKMTIYGNEKCEALYQRMLVEEDDSANLKDCIDFSLIKAFEAFKSHDYDILPLKAQHDPRENCLVYSLTDKEGKRLFYGNDTGDITEETWNHIKTLYFDVVSLDCTMGGTPGCKSHMGIEEAILVRNKMLEVGCADDNTKFVITHFSHNGCLLHHELEERVKDVGFIVAYDGMVLDI, encoded by the coding sequence ATGAGAATACAATTTCTTGGAACTGCTGCAGCTGAAGGCTGGCCAGCATTATTCTGCAGCTGTAATAACTGCCAAAGAGCACGTGAACTAAAGGGTAAAAATTATCGTTCTAGATCCCAAGTATTAATTAACGATGATTTGGTTTTTGATTTTGGGCCTGATTCTTTCTATCATGCAATGGCCTTTGATTTAGATTTTTCAAAGATAGAAACGGTGCTTATGACTCATTCACATATGGATCATCTTTATCCTCTGGATTTAATACTAAGAGGAATTCCATATGCCTATGACAGAGATAAAAATAAAATGACCATATATGGAAACGAAAAATGTGAGGCTTTATATCAAAGAATGCTTGTTGAAGAAGATGATTCTGCAAATCTCAAGGATTGTATAGACTTTAGTTTAATCAAAGCATTTGAAGCATTTAAATCTCATGATTATGATATTCTTCCTCTTAAAGCACAGCATGATCCAAGAGAAAACTGCCTTGTATATAGCTTAACTGACAAAGAAGGAAAAAGATTATTTTATGGAAATGACACAGGAGATATTACAGAAGAAACTTGGAATCATATAAAAACCCTTTACTTTGATGTAGTTAGTCTGGATTGTACAATGGGTGGAACTCCAGGATGTAAGAGTCATATGGGAATCGAGGAAGCTATACTTGTCAGAAATAAGATGTTAGAAGTAGGCTGTGCTGACGACAATACTAAATTTGTAATAACTCATTTTTCTCATAACGGCTGCCTTTTACACCATGAATTAGAAGAGCGAGTTAAAGACGTAGGATTTATAGTGGCATATGATGGTATGGTACTAGATATATAA